The following nucleotide sequence is from Kwoniella shandongensis chromosome 9, complete sequence.
GCGCCCACTGTCAGCTGTGGCATCCGAGAAACGGAAAGGAAGCTGACTCGTGCGCTTGATTGCAGAGGAGGACCGAGTCGGCGAATACGAGATGAAACTCATGGACATCGACCAAGAACATCTCGGTATCCCCGATACCCAATACGACGCGACCATCACCATGTCTTCTGCCGAGTTCCAGAGAATCTGTCGAGATCTCGCCGCTTTAGGCGAAAGCGTCAAGATTGAAGCGTCAAAGGAAGGTGTTCGATTCAGTTCCGAGGGTGAAGTCGGTAATGGAAGTGTGTTGTTGAAGCAAACGGCTGGAACGGATCGATctgctggtggtggaagcaAAAAGGCGCAAGTGAAGAGAGATCCAGAcgctgatgaggatgaagaggaagaggaggaggagaagccagaagtcgacgaggatgaggagggtggtgagtgcgaacTCGTACGAACTCTGATTTGTCAGGGTTTGCTGATCAAGAGCCGTGTCGCGATTTAGAGGACGAacaggatgaggatgatcgaccaaagaagagaaaggctGCCAATGGTAAAGCCAAGGTAAGTGTTACCGTACTCCACTTGACAATATTCATTATTGGCTCAGACTGACGTTTCTGTCTACATGTGATGTTATTCGCAGGGCGCAAAGAAAGCCAAAAACACCGACTCAACCGAAGAAGTTGGcgtctccatcatcctcgaaaAACAAGTCTCGCTCACATTCTCCCTCAAATACCTTTCAAACTTTGCTAAATCTGCACCGTTGGCGAAAGAGGTCAGCTTGCATATGAGCAACGATGTTCCATTGCTCGTTCAATTCGATTTTGAACAAGGGACATTGCAATTCTTCTTGGCACCAAAGGTGGGTCTACTTCTTCCATCGGAGTGGGTCAAGGTGAAGACGACTGACGATCTGGTTGTGTAGATCTCTGACGAATAGGCGGTGTCgtgagatgatggaggagagagacATCCCACagagtgagggtgaaggagagctTTTGAGGATTCGTGCATATACTGCTTTTGGTTTTGGTCATGTTACATATTTTTATGCAAACTTCGTTTCGGAAGAtaggaaggtgacgagggAGTGAACTCGAGGTCCGTCCGACTCGGCATGTTGAATTGGACATACCCAAAGACTCCAGATTGCAACAATCATGGCGTGGTTGTGTATTATGAGACGACTTCAAGGTGAAAACAAGATGTACACG
It contains:
- a CDS encoding proliferating cell nuclear antigen (pcna), whose translation is MLEARVKQASVLKKLLDAIKELVTDGNLDCTDEGIALQAMDNSHVALVSLKLVAEQFESYRCDRNMPLGVNLGSLTKILKCAKDNDVVTFKAPDDADSLGMVFESPKEDRVGEYEMKLMDIDQEHLGIPDTQYDATITMSSAEFQRICRDLAALGESVKIEASKEGVRFSSEGEVGNGSVLLKQTAGTDRSAGGGSKKAQVKRDPDADEDEEEEEEEKPEVDEDEEGEDEQDEDDRPKKRKAANGKAKGAKKAKNTDSTEEVGVSIILEKQVSLTFSLKYLSNFAKSAPLAKEVSLHMSNDVPLLVQFDFEQGTLQFFLAPKVGLLLPSEWVKVKTTDDLVV